In Apus apus isolate bApuApu2 chromosome 5, bApuApu2.pri.cur, whole genome shotgun sequence, the following are encoded in one genomic region:
- the AKIP1 gene encoding A-kinase-interacting protein 1: MEGARAERAAGLARAVLERARGRRQRPAGRAPGSGSAPEEDSERLSAAFASIVNLMNRATAECEKYYSFTAACRCKEHEIKHICRYHGRQTGERELDSSEEERTEASVASSQDQSCQQRTRQASKDIYIEVSPGIYSVTATSGDMVQQTHTVDVSAGQSIDLTFVL, translated from the exons ATGGAGGGGGCGCGCGCGGAGCGGGCGGCCGGGCTGGCGCGCGCCGTGCTGGAGCGGGCGCGAGGGCGGCGGCAGCGACCGGCGGGACGGGCCCCGGGCTCGGGCTCGGCCCCG GAGGAAGATTCAGAACGTCTCAGCGCAGCGTTCGCTTCGATTGTGAACCTGATGAATCGGGCCACAGCGGAATGCGAG AAGTACTACAGCTTTACAGCAGCCTGTAGATGCAAAGAGCATGAAATCAAACACATCTGCAGATATCATGGTAGGCAAACGGGGGAAAGAGAGCTGGACTCCTCTGAAGAAGAA aggaCTGAAGCTTCTGTAGCATCTAGTCAAGATCAATCTTGCCAGCAACGT ACCAGACAAGCTTCCAAAGACATCTACATTGAAGTTTCTCCTGGCATCTATTCTGTCACAGCAACCTCAGGGGACATGGTGCAACAAACCCACACGGTGGATGTCAGTGCAGGACAAAGTATTGATTTAACTTTTGTTCTGTGA
- the ASCL3 gene encoding achaete-scute homolog 3, with the protein MQNLMDVKNYCNLMDKLSICTETQCIQLARPSCANPKVAFHVYPETPNQVSYSEDLSFLPFMSEHLIVENFYREPCTFPYQMPHSSYRRSEYSYGPAFIRKRNERERHRVKCVNEGYAKLRHHLPKEYLEKRLSKVETLRAAIKYISYLQSVLHSDSVVAEENVMETSQAPKAINKQNQFMKTI; encoded by the coding sequence ATGCAGAACCTGATGGATGTCAAAAACTACTGTAACCTCATGGACAAGTTGTCCATCTGTACTGAGACTCAGTGCATACAGCTGGCTAGGCCTTCATGTGCCAACCCAAAAGTTGCATTCCATGTGTACCCAGAAACACCAAACCAGGTCTCTTACTCTGAAGATCTGTCATTCCTTCCTTTCATGTCTGAGCATCTGATAGTGGAGAACTTCTACAGGGAGCCCTGCACCTTTCCCTACCAGATGCCCCATTCCAGTTACCGCAGAAGTGAGTACTCCTACGGGCCAGCTTTCATCAGGAAGAGGAATGAGAGGGAAAGGCACAGGGTTAAATGTGTCAATGAAGGCTATGCTAAACTGAGGCATCACCTACCTAAGGAATACTTGGAGAAACGGCTCAGCAAAGTAGAGACACTTCGTGCTGCAATAAAATACATCAGCTACCTACAGTCTGTTCTGCATAGTGATTCTGTGGtggcagaagaaaatgtcatGGAGACAAGCCAAGCACCTAAAGCaattaacaaacaaaatcaGTTTATGAAAACGATCTAA
- the C5H11orf16 gene encoding LOW QUALITY PROTEIN: uncharacterized protein C11orf16 homolog (The sequence of the model RefSeq protein was modified relative to this genomic sequence to represent the inferred CDS: deleted 1 base in 1 codon), with amino-acid sequence MAHLEGFLPRGHRYCSVMPALDKFSCSSILLTATPCPCCTSSFVVHPAWTTEPLTPQRCQWTSCCLPSPGPAWKRLSISGRSVGLGSNVPVLVRGEQDGFYYHGTIKEEIETERGMFLVEFAKPLVSRGSHTVCVQKTAKDDILEYVNGMKHSLLPGDRVLAPWEPDMARYGPGTILTGIETRDPLRASEDEEIMVQFWNDKKVKLPRGVALWIPPSLWERIVDMIHMPFTSRVKPRGTADANSCVSSCSPKPALIPVYAINSLAKHCLLCSQCWPHLHYHCGCICCLSAYVRCICYCHSHVDAWWPLPSRSLVFQSKTKETESSSEPSPCLLELQGPKQEAEAVAVSSPSSDSECDLEPFPSKSTVVDSAVNTGSSCLEMSQLKDSARPNANTGKDATTSPNPVIQDLAVAAAQVEKASWNTKPSLLGTCPVLPQLIGAQCLKPSSSLPEGISQGEKS; translated from the exons ATGGCTCATTTGGAAGGGTTCCTGCCCAGGGGTCATAGGTACTGCAGTGTCATGCCAGCTCTGGACAAGTTCTCATGCTCCAGCATTTTACTTactgccaccccctgcccctgctgcacGAGCTCTTTTGTAGTGCACCCTGCTTGGACCACTGAGCCCCTCACTCCCCAGAG GTGCCAATGGACtagctgctgcctcccctcccctggcccagcaTGGAAGAGGCTGAGCATTTCAGGGAGATCAGTGGGCTTAGGCAGCAATGTCCCTGTGCTGGTGAGAGGGGAGCAAGATGGATTTTATTATCATGGCACAATAAAAGAGGAGATAGAG ACTGAAAGAGGCATGTTCCTGGTAGAGTTTGCCAAACCGCTTGTGTCACGTGGAAGTcacactgtgtgtgtgcaaaaaacagcaaaggatGATATCCTGGAATACGTGAATGGGATGAAGCACTCCTTGCTCCCTGGAGACAGAGTGCTGGCACCCTGGGAGCCAGATATGGCCAGGTATGGCCCAGGAACCATCCTCACAGGCATTGAGACAAGGGATCCCTTACGAG CCTCAGAAGATGAAGAAATTATGGTCCAGTTCTGGAATGACAAGAAAGTGAAACTCCCACGGGGTGTGGCTCTGTGGATCCCACCTAGCCTGTGGGAGAGGATTGTAGATATGATCCACATGCCCTTCACCAGCAGGGTGAAGCCTAGAGGAACTGCAGATGCCAACTCTTGTGTTTCTTCCTGCAGTCCAAAACCAGCCCTGATTCCTGTTTATGCTATAAATAGCCTTGCCAAGCACTGCTTGCTCTGTTCACAGTGCTGGCCACACTTGCACTATCACTGTGGCTGTATATGCTGTTTGTCAGCATATGTAAGGTGCATCTGCTACTGCCATTCCCATGTTGATGCCTGGTGGCCTCTTCCATCCAGGTCTCTggtttttcaaagcaaaaccaaagagaCAGAGTCCAGCAGTGAGCCCTCTCCATGCCTTCTAGAACTGCAAGGCCCAAAACaagaagcagaagctgtggCAGTCTCTTCCCCATCTTCTGATTCAGAGTGTGACCTGGAGCCTTTCCCCAGTAAGAGTACTGTGGTGGACAGTGCTGTTAACACAGGCTCCAGCTGCCTTGAGATGTCTCAGCTAAAGGATTCTGCAAGACCT AATGCAAATACTGGAAAAGATGCCACCACAAGTCCCAACCCAGTAATTCAG GACTTGGCAGTTGCAGCAGCACAGGTAGAAAAGGCAAGCTGGAATACAAAGCCATCTCTGCTGGGGACATGTCCTGTGTTGCCCCAACTAATTGGAGCACAATGTTTGAAACCATCAAGCAGTCTCCCCGAGGGCATCTCACAAGGAGAGAAATCTTAA